GATGCAAAGCATGCAATTACATATCTTGTGAATCTTAATATTATTCAATCATGCAATTAGATATTCCAAGCATGTTCTTGGTTATCAATAATTAATACTTTCACTTTGACTTACGATTTTAAGTTATCCATTAATCTATTAGTAAAACATAATAATCAAACACAATTGCCAACGCAAATTGTGTAACAAGGCTAATATacttttatattcatacattttcATTGTTACAAGCTACGCTCTGAGTGTAATTATAATTATGATGTGCCACTCAATAAatataagtttgacacccctttgtGTACAAAGTACTGAATGGCAGTGGTCGTTCTGATTGTAattgtgatcaaaagtttacatatttaaacaattttaaaaattctAAGTATTGTATCAGTCTAAAACTGCTTGGTGTTGGCTCGGTTGCCAAATCTGTAGTATCgccagtaggggtgtaacgattgaaCAATACATTGACAGATTgatttatattcctaaatttTAAGGATATCAATCTGTGCTCTGCATGTTTGCCTTCTGAAAGATAGGTATCGATCCAAGATCGTTTTAAAACAAAATCGATCAATATTATCCATACTAGTATAAAGGAAAACAGAATAAAGGAAAACTTTGGATTTAAGAAAAGCatactttatatgaagtttaacactttaaaaaataaagaagttaAACGTTCAGTGTTTTTTTCTCTGTCTGTAATAAAATGGCGGATAGTTACAGTGGTTGAGAAAGGTCATGATAAGTGAAAACGCCAGAAGACAATATCATTAactacaacacaaaaactttcAGCTATAAcatgattgcaaaagccacaacacatACAAACAACACAACCCAATAATATAAAGCCGCAAGTTAACTTTAAGCAACAAAGATACGCGACCCACCAAACAAAAGTGACAGCAATGCACCAACTTCTGGAACACAACATTAAACGACAACAACTAACAGCCAGGGAGAGGTcattaatcaaaaataaataaatacaagagATACTGTAGATCGAGAAGGCTTCGGAAATATGTAAGCGAGGGACCAACACCATTAACAGGGATGAACTTTTATTAAAAATTACTTGAATATTGAAAATAGAGCAGAAAAGGTTTTACATTATTCCCTTACAAGAAACAACAGTAATATAGTTAATATCACCTGCAGTatatccagtatttatttcacagtcacactggtggatttatttttttacttaaaagtTATTGAATCGATTTTAACTCACTGAATCGTTTTGGATCGtatagtttgtaaaaaaaaaaatagtttgttcCTAAATCACATCAGCAACCACAAATATCAAATGGAATCAAATAGTTCTGAAGAcgaatcgttacacccctaatcgCCAGAGATGAGATAACAGAAGGTACGTGGTTAATACACTTCAACGGAAGTGTATATTGAACCATGTTACTACAGAGATTAACCAGCTCTGAACAAAAAATAAGGAAGTAGATTGATAATGGTTTttagaaaataatacaatattagcagtctaattaggagcctttgtaacctgttttttAATTGTTCCATTATGATTTATATGcaaaattatatattataatattaagAGATTAACCAGCTATGAACAAAAGATAAGGAATTAGATTGATAATGGTTTTTAGAAAATAATACTACATTAGCAgtataattaggagcctttgtaacctgtttttgAATTGTTCCATTATGAATTATATGCCAAATTATATATTGTAATATTCATTGTTACTGTAAGAGGttgcaatatatattgcagtagagtttttttaggccatatcgcctatCCCTAATAGACAAATAAGTGTAATACAGTTTGAGACTGATCTActgagatccaaataccacaGGCTAAACAGGAGGTgtaaactataaaattgtgtgcaTTATTAGTGGCTTTGTTGCACGTGAACTACTAAgaggtgcagaccgccttatttaaattagGTTTTTACATATACTCCTGGCTGTGGCCATGGAAACGCTCCACATTCATGTTAATTTTCTCTCCAACCTGTGTGCGATGTTGTTGAACTAACAGCATCTATAATCTGTCCCACCTTTTCTGCAAAATAGAATCGCAATCCAGACAACAGAAACTACTTTTAGCACACTGATGGTAGGCTCTGCAGGGAGGCGCAGAACACGGCAGCGCATTCATGTTTTGTGGAATTATCCgaatgcaagaaaatgcataatgaaagaTTTTTTCATATAGGaaataaattacaataatatacagtatttcctCAAATATAGGAgacatattataataatatatttcctaaatgaaaaaaatgaacgtaataaaaaaaaaaacagcagacaccaaaacgcatcaatgtTTTAGTCAACCCCTCAaatcatccagcagctataaaatgttaaaatgataCTGCTGAGTAgacgatatgtctaatattttcaaATTTATGACAGTCCAGTTGACACACACACGTGGGACAAAAGTTTCTCTGTCCATAGTTTGTCTTTGCTGTGCGATTGCCTCCTTTATATCAGCCGTGCAattaactgtgccagtttgcatgTACTTTTCAGCCGTATTAAATAAAGATGCAAAATAGTTCCCACAGAGCAGTATACAGTAAGCTATGACGGATCACATTGCGTGTGCTGAATGATTACATTTACATCTCCTCCCtgggcgttttgatgatcagcataaaTTCAGGCACACTAAATAGATCGCACTGCTTTTTTTACTCACTTAAGAAACGCACAATCTTGGTACATCTGGTTTGCATATACTCTCAAACGTGCACATGTTTTGGTGTATAATCATATTATCTGTGTACGTCACTCAATCAGCGACCAACTCTGAAAATTCACCGACCAAGTCCGAATAGGGACAACGGGGGCAATAGATAACAGCCAGATAGAGAAGTAGCGGTGTGAGAGACTTCACTGAAAAGCAACTCAAATGATTTACATttattactaggggtgtgggaaaaaatagattcgaatacgaatcgcaattgtcacgttgtgcaattcagaatcgattctcattttttttaaatagatttttatttctttatttttttttattatttttttttctttattaatccaacaaaccaagacacagcaataccataacaatgcaatgcaattccaaaaccaaacccgacccagcaacactcagaactgcagtaaacagagcaattgagaggagacacaaacacgacacagaacaaaccaaaagtagtgaaataaaaatgactattatcaacaacagtatcaatattagttataatttcggcatagcagtgattaaaaatccctcattgacattatcattaaacgtTTATagaaaaaacaatagtgtcacagtggcttacacttgcatcgcatctcataagcttgacaacacactgtgtccaatgttttcacaaagataaaataagtcatatttttggttcgtttaatagttagaacaaatttacattattgcaatcagttgataaaacattgtcctttacaattataaaagctttttgttttttaaatctactactctgctagaatgtcagcagactggggtagatcctgctgaaatcctatgtattgaatgaatacagaatcgttttgaatctaaaaaatatcgtttttgaatcgagaatcgcgttgaattgaaaaaaatcgatttataatcgaatcacgaccccaaaaatcgatattgaaccgaatcgtgggacacccaaagattcgcagccctatgtATTACTTAGTTTAGGGGTAAGATTAAGGTTTTCATTGGATATTCGTgcgacccctccaccccttttaaggggacaggCAATATGTGCACTCGTATAGTGAGGAGAATGTGCCTCGTTAAGCGGAAATAATTCATCTGGTTTTAGCCAAGtttcgctgagaccaatgacgttaagaatgttgtctctaatgacctcattgaagGCAGGCCCAgcttgccccagaaagagggccaattatcaataaacgttagtccctgttCTCTAAAAAAAATAGCCACTTGTTAAGTGAGACTAATCTGTTGTACCTCTCACCATTTCTACTCGCaagcagggggccagagacaagtgCTACTAGCTGAGCTAGTCAGCTTGCTACAGCTAATGCTAGTAAACGTGACTGCGgcgtctaaagttacgaaattactctGTTCTAACTGGCGAACACTCTAGTAGGGCCAACCTATCAGGGAGCAGGGAACCATACTCATGTTGTTTCTTTTACTGAGTTCTTCTTGTCTTCGGCGCTATAGGCGAAGAGTAGCAGCACTGTGAAGGAGCAGACGCCTTTAGAGCAAGTTGCTTTGGACCGGGACTAGTTTAGCTTtattagcttagcagctagctagcttaGAGAGGCGGTGAGACAGAGTGGGTGCTTTGTAAGTTTGAAAAGACTACTAAAAAATTTTGAGAAGTAATAAAGAAAGCTGTAAAACACTTTgaagcacacagatagaaagataGTACTTAGCTTTTTAGCGGCAGCAGACTTTTTTAGCTTCAACGTACAAGattgaatagcttagttgctcagacagcaatgtttTTTATGCAAGTTTATATTGGGGTATgtcgtttcttaatggggaaaaacGTTAATGccacttgttttcatgttagcatttaagatagcaaGCTGGCACCAGTCAGTCTGTGAGTTTAATCTAGTTTTATCATATATCAATCAGTTTTTCAAAAGTTTTAATTTGAAACAGTAATAATAACTGTCAGAATATTTATCGTTGTTATCAATAATACCGTTGATCGTTACTTCCCTACGGTATAAGTACATCATATTTTCACTGCAACATCCTTACTGGTAATTAAACCTCTCTGCTGCAGTCTTGGTTTTCTTTCATGTCACGTTTTCATTTAAATTTAACTACACATTTTGGACGATCATGTGTTTTCAGTCCGGTCCAGTAACGTACAGGTAAACTTAAAAAATAAGTACTTTTCTCAAGCTCTACCTCAAAGTCAGTACAAGTAATGCAATACAGCTTCCTCGCATTAATGTTGATCTCTTGAACTCTTTCTAATTAAATGCTTTTCTTGCAGTTTATTCGAGTAAGAACTGTGTCTGGCATCACATATCACTGCCGCTCAGGGAAATCCTTTAAAGGTCAAATGATGGATCGCTTCTTGCTGACAGACTGCAGGGCTGTACTCAGTGGGAACTACAGGTGACATTCATTGCTGCCTCACTTAGTGCGAACACAGTCTATACAGTGTATGAGTTACTAACTGTTCATTGTCCTTATCCAGCTTCATGTGGTCTTTTGAGAAGCTACACCGTTGTATGGCACACCTTTTCCTTGGACAGCTTGTGTCAACTTTTGATGAAGAGTTCAGAATCCTTTATGCTCAGTCACAACCACTGTTGACTGAAGTTGCTGCTCCAATGGAAGATGTTGGTCTCTTGCAAAAGAGACCATACCCAAGTAAAATAACTCCACTCACATACAGAGAGCCCAGAAAATTTTTACCAATTGACATTGGGACTCATACAGAAGACTGGGCTAAACCCCCATATGATGAACAAATCGAAACAGATTGGCGAATGCAGCCCAATAGGACTTCACATGGCCCTGCTGAAGTGTACAGTCGATTTCCAGCTCAGCAAGGACACTCCAAGTTTCCCATGACGGAAAGCCCTGTCTTGAAACGTCACAGTTATGCTGAAGGTGTTCATGGCAGGTACCCATTCCTTGCGCAACCCAAAACAGACTTTGAGGCCAGGGGCAGGCTGTTTAATAGGGCTCAGCTGCAAAATGTGGGGCTAGGTCCAGAAGCCGATTATAGCAGCCCTGAGAAATTCTGCAGCCAACAATATCATTCAACAGATCAGCATTCTGAACCAGGCTTACCACAAGAGATGGAGCCATTTGATAACTTTGACCATGTACTTAACTATTTATCATCTACCAGGAATGTGGACTTCGAGCAGGCCTCAGAGAAATTACAACCTCCTGCAGATTTACCGTTGAGTTCATCCCCACATCAAAGGTTGAGGGGATCGGCATCTTCCACCCCTTTAAATGCAATGGATGACAAGCAGTTTTTCCAGGAGGCCAATACAGACCGCAAAGACCCCATGGTAAAACGAGGGTTAAGGAATTGGAGAATTAACTCTTACCTCAGTGCATTTGATAACCCTGATGAAGGCCTGCCAATGATACCACCTCAGGCGCCAGATCCTTTTGAGGAGCCCTTCAACCCTGTACAGCAAACACAACCACACATAGATTTATCAATTTCTAAAATTCCAAACGTCAGAGAGTTTAAGATTCCTGCCATACCAAGAGTCAGTCAATTGCCAAGTTATGCCAAAGCATTTGCACTAGATCTAGAGCAGTCAAAGAAATTGCAGGAAGAGAATGTGAAAAGTGAAGAAACTGTGTCAACTGAAACCAAAACAACACCAACACCCTCAGAATCATCATCAACAACTGAGGGGGAAAAACCAGAAGAGGCAGAACAAAAAGAACCACACACTGCAGTTCGAAAGGATGAATCATTTAGAAGAAAATACAATGCAGCCGCTCCAAGAAGCTCAAGGTTAAGATCTTCTTTGATATTTAGCTCTTTAGAGCAGCACACAGCAGGGcaacaagatgatgaaagtgacaAAAGTGAGACGGAGCAGACAAAACTACCCTTTACTTCTCAGGCCTTAGGACAAAGAAGATCAGGCGCAAGAGAATCCTATGGATGGAGTCGTTACTTAAAGTCCGCTACTTTTGATAGTTCTGTACCAGAAGCCTCCAAACAAGGAAGCAATAAACCAGAAGATAAAAGCTCTTCAAATGAAGATTCAAAGAGTTTGAGAGAAAACCTTGAGGTACAAGAGCAATTAAAACTGCCAGACATTGAACAAGGAAAACTCTCTCCTTCAACATCCAGATTGAAGCCTTCCGAAACTGATCAACCACGCCAGACTTTTGTTACCAATCCATCATCTGTAGATATGAGTGATCCTGATAAAAGACTGATGTTTTTTAAAGAGCTGGCAGCTAAACGCAAAGCTGCTAAGGTGGGAGAAGCTGAACATTGCACTCAGAAGGCTCAGGTGAAAACACCAATTGATCTTAATATTGTTACTGCTGAAAAAGAGGTCACTGGTCAAAATGACGGAATGAAAGGTGATGCCTCTTCCCAACAGCCTCAAGCCCAAATTTCCTTAGCGTGGGATGTCAGTACAAAAGGTTTAAGTAAAATCATATCCACAGAAACACCTTTTGATGGCAGTGATGAGACTAGCAAGCACAAGAGCCAGGTCAGTAATTCATTAGTTATCACCCATCGCTCAGAGACTGAACAACCTAgcatttcaactgattcaaaggTTGAAATTAGGAACAGCCATACAGCAGCATCTCTATCTGTTTCTGCAGAAACACAAGTCCTTGAGTGTGATTCAGAAGACCCAGAGCTTCAAAAATCTGCCTTAAGTGAGTTTAGCTCTGGTCAACAAGCCATTGTAACAAAAGTCAAACATGCTAATATTCCATCGCTTAAGCAGAGTACTGATGTAACACAAGTTCTCAAGTCTACCTCTAATGAGTTAACTATATCTGCTCCCAGTTTTGGGAAATCATTATCATCTTCTGGATCTACAAGACTTAATTCTAACATCCAAAATCAAGACTCATCACAGTTGGAAACCAGTGTGACATCTCCTCTGCTGTCATCAGAATCTAGCATAGCAACACAACCAGATGCAAAAGGCCCTAACTCTAAACACTCCCCATCCAGTCCTAATAACTCAGACCAGATCAGTAATGTGTCAGAGTTACCAGTTTCAATTCATTCTGTAGATGACTTAGCTCATGCGCAATCTGATGTTTCTGAGAAAAACTATGCTTCTGATTCAAAGCCAAACCCCTCCTCATTGCAACCTACAACAAAGACACACACTGACAAACCAAGGTCTCATTCACCTCATCACCTGACACAAGGCGTTTCTGAATTAGATAATGTCTCTGAACAAAACCCAGTGGCAGATGAGGCTGGGGTGTCATCCATTGTTGTTCCATCATCAATAACAGACATCAAAGAGGACATCCTAACTCATAGCATTAGCACTCCATCACTTGGACCCAATCTACTTGTTTCCCAAAGTCATTCCAAATCTGACCAAAAAGATACCAACATTTTTACACCCACCCTAACAGACTTGTCTCAAGAAACACCAAGACATGAAAATACTCCTTCCGAGCCTAACCCAACAGAATCATCTACTCCAGCTGTAACAGGTTTATGTTTGTCTTTGTCCGAGTCAGTTACATCAGTTCCGTCCTCCCAAACTGAAAAATCTGAAGGTTTCATGCCAGCATCGCGTAGTTCCTCTAAGGTTAACCCTTTAAATAATGGAACTTCAACTAACATAAACAAATCCCCAATGCAGTCTACCTCAGTTCTGTCCAGCAAAAAGCCAAACTCTGATAGTTCTGAACCATGCAAGTTAAATTTAGCAGCACCTCATGCAGACAGTAATGTGTGCAGTCAGAATAATGTCTGCCAAGAGTCAAAATTGTCTGTGCCATGTGAGAATAAGAATGTGGATGGTAAGACTACAAATACTGTTAAGAAGAGTGCTGCACTAGATTCTGGCTGCAGCGAAAGAATAAATGAATTGACAGGCCAAACTAAATGTTCGGAGAACACAGCAGATGAAGGTGTAGCGTCCAAGCAGCCAAAGTCCAGCCAGTCTCGATACCACTCGTCAACTGCCAACGTGCTCTCAAGCAGCAACCTCAGAGACGATACAAAGCTGCTGCTCGAGCAAATTTCAGTAAATAGCCAAAGCAGGAATGAGTCTACTAAGGAGCTGCCTGTCACTGATGATGAGAAAGAAGATGAAGCTGACAAAAATGCAAAAAGAGACAAACAAAGGGAGATCGGCTCACTTAGCAGTAGCCAGTCATCTCATGAGCGTGAGAAGTTGCTGGAGAAACTCCAAAGCTTGAGGAAGgaaagaaaggtttatagtcgcTTTGAGGTGGGTAAAAGTATtcctactgtatttttcagacattGAGATGTTTGTCTTATTTACTTTCTGTAACTACAAATGTTATCTCTCTCTTCCACACAGATGGCTCCTTAAATGGGAAACCGAGAAAGATGAGAGAAAAGACTTGAGACT
This sequence is a window from Nerophis ophidion isolate RoL-2023_Sa linkage group LG09, RoL_Noph_v1.0, whole genome shotgun sequence. Protein-coding genes within it:
- the fam83ha gene encoding protein FAM83H; its protein translation is MARRSQCSSAGDNPLHPNYLPPHYREEYRLAIDALVEEELEGYYEFLQRADVVDFLSTPEIQYIQNWVHVPQQSNYQEQTFVEAGSETSSDTYWPIHSDLDAPGLDLGWPQLHLFGGPTEVTTLVNPPEPDMPSIKEQARRLIKNAQQMIAIVMDIFTDVDLFADILNAAMRNVAVYILLDEQNADNFMNMVSNCRVDLQSIQFIRVRTVSGITYHCRSGKSFKGQMMDRFLLTDCRAVLSGNYSFMWSFEKLHRCMAHLFLGQLVSTFDEEFRILYAQSQPLLTEVAAPMEDVGLLQKRPYPSKITPLTYREPRKFLPIDIGTHTEDWAKPPYDEQIETDWRMQPNRTSHGPAEVYSRFPAQQGHSKFPMTESPVLKRHSYAEGVHGRYPFLAQPKTDFEARGRLFNRAQLQNVGLGPEADYSSPEKFCSQQYHSTDQHSEPGLPQEMEPFDNFDHVLNYLSSTRNVDFEQASEKLQPPADLPLSSSPHQRLRGSASSTPLNAMDDKQFFQEANTDRKDPMVKRGLRNWRINSYLSAFDNPDEGLPMIPPQAPDPFEEPFNPVQQTQPHIDLSISKIPNVREFKIPAIPRVSQLPSYAKAFALDLEQSKKLQEENVKSEETVSTETKTTPTPSESSSTTEGEKPEEAEQKEPHTAVRKDESFRRKYNAAAPRSSRLRSSLIFSSLEQHTAGQQDDESDKSETEQTKLPFTSQALGQRRSGARESYGWSRYLKSATFDSSVPEASKQGSNKPEDKSSSNEDSKSLRENLEVQEQLKLPDIEQGKLSPSTSRLKPSETDQPRQTFVTNPSSVDMSDPDKRLMFFKELAAKRKAAKVGEAEHCTQKAQVKTPIDLNIVTAEKEVTGQNDGMKGDASSQQPQAQISLAWDVSTKGLSKIISTETPFDGSDETSKHKSQVSNSLVITHRSETEQPSISTDSKVEIRNSHTAASLSVSAETQVLECDSEDPELQKSALSEFSSGQQAIVTKVKHANIPSLKQSTDVTQVLKSTSNELTISAPSFGKSLSSSGSTRLNSNIQNQDSSQLETSVTSPLLSSESSIATQPDAKGPNSKHSPSSPNNSDQISNVSELPVSIHSVDDLAHAQSDVSEKNYASDSKPNPSSLQPTTKTHTDKPRSHSPHHLTQGVSELDNVSEQNPVADEAGVSSIVVPSSITDIKEDILTHSISTPSLGPNLLVSQSHSKSDQKDTNIFTPTLTDLSQETPRHENTPSEPNPTESSTPAVTGLCLSLSESVTSVPSSQTEKSEGFMPASRSSSKVNPLNNGTSTNINKSPMQSTSVLSSKKPNSDSSEPCKLNLAAPHADSNVCSQNNVCQESKLSVPCENKNVDGKTTNTVKKSAALDSGCSERINELTGQTKCSENTADEGVASKQPKSSQSRYHSSTANVLSSSNLRDDTKLLLEQISVNSQSRNESTKELPVTDDEKEDEADKNAKRDKQREIGSLSSSQSSHEREKLLEKLQSLRKERKVYSRFEMAP